Proteins from a genomic interval of Armatimonadota bacterium:
- a CDS encoding creatininase family protein, whose amino-acid sequence MKYEELRPRQLDAIIEECPFAIIPWGAHEWHGLQNPVGLDTIKAYNMALDLAREVGGVVLPPVYCGYQTMKPYKEFRHTLEFSREIVYSLALNYLDQLYDEGFRVILIIMGHYGGAHVETIQEAVQRFNTCHSHAQAIAWQDYVPAGWVDVKGGDHAARNETSLLLHYRPDLVDLSELPAEGEIDLDTQGINGEDPRQSTADHGKMLAELFVEQAAPKIREMIDRMLAARERSRRKV is encoded by the coding sequence ATGAAATACGAAGAGCTCAGGCCGCGCCAGTTGGATGCGATTATCGAGGAATGTCCTTTCGCCATCATCCCCTGGGGCGCCCACGAATGGCACGGACTGCAAAACCCGGTGGGGCTGGACACGATCAAAGCTTACAACATGGCTCTGGACCTGGCGCGCGAAGTGGGCGGCGTCGTGCTGCCACCCGTCTACTGCGGCTACCAGACCATGAAGCCGTACAAGGAATTCCGACACACACTGGAGTTTTCGCGCGAGATCGTGTACTCGCTGGCACTGAACTACCTGGACCAGCTCTACGATGAGGGCTTCCGTGTGATCCTGATCATCATGGGACACTACGGCGGCGCGCATGTGGAGACAATTCAGGAGGCGGTGCAACGGTTCAACACCTGCCACTCACACGCCCAGGCTATTGCGTGGCAGGATTACGTGCCCGCCGGATGGGTGGATGTCAAAGGCGGCGACCATGCAGCGCGGAATGAGACATCGCTCCTGCTTCACTACCGTCCGGACCTGGTTGACCTGAGCGAATTGCCGGCCGAAGGTGAGATCGATCTCGATACCCAGGGGATCAACGGTGAGGACCCGCGGCAGTCCACGGCGGATCACGGGAAGATGCTGGCGGAGTTGTTCGTGGAGCAGGCAGCGCCAAAGATCCGGGAGATGATCGACCGGATGCTGGCGGCCCGGGAGCGGTCTCGCAGGAAGGTGTGA
- a CDS encoding right-handed parallel beta-helix repeat-containing protein, translated as MNAPTGRTDVSQFSSVQAAFDALPKSGGVVYFPAGRYEIPQTVHLALCEGRHVFITGEGRASVLINTSRDFAPLMQITGVVGSWWPDLKITVRDLTFEGNRDSGDALVVEYPNDTQVDSCFFFGHGGHAVRLGPHGTNVTIRDCWARDCRKGFRAEHIHHLTLHGNQTRSRNEGQRQLEHVYLDYDCREVRIVNNHFAYGHAEGIILDGTAQHVIAGNTIEGFTAGVLARGVSRDMVINSNYIHSPVGVRLVGVCDGFAINGNTFINTHDAAIRVEDAGGSGGHSITGNVIRTSVYQGNGGIDLGDAGQCVVVGNILDHVEGHGIAGSGHGHEIAANARR; from the coding sequence ATGAATGCCCCCACCGGTCGCACCGACGTCTCCCAGTTTTCCTCGGTCCAGGCTGCCTTCGACGCCCTGCCCAAATCAGGCGGGGTGGTCTATTTCCCGGCCGGGCGCTATGAGATACCACAGACCGTACACCTTGCGCTCTGCGAAGGCCGGCACGTCTTCATCACCGGTGAGGGACGGGCCAGTGTGCTCATCAACACCAGCCGCGATTTCGCGCCGCTCATGCAGATCACGGGGGTTGTGGGCTCCTGGTGGCCTGACCTGAAGATCACCGTGCGTGACCTCACCTTCGAAGGCAATCGAGACAGCGGTGATGCCCTGGTTGTCGAGTATCCCAACGATACCCAGGTGGACAGCTGCTTCTTCTTCGGCCACGGGGGACACGCGGTTCGCCTCGGGCCACACGGAACCAACGTGACCATCCGCGACTGCTGGGCTCGGGACTGTCGCAAGGGCTTCCGCGCTGAACACATCCATCACCTGACACTCCACGGCAACCAGACCCGCTCTCGCAATGAGGGACAGCGCCAACTCGAACACGTGTATCTCGATTACGACTGCCGCGAAGTGCGGATCGTCAACAACCACTTCGCTTACGGCCACGCCGAGGGAATCATCCTGGACGGCACCGCCCAGCATGTGATCGCCGGGAACACCATCGAGGGTTTCACCGCCGGCGTTCTGGCCCGTGGGGTCTCGCGAGATATGGTGATCAACTCGAACTATATTCACTCGCCCGTCGGGGTCAGGCTCGTCGGGGTCTGCGACGGGTTCGCCATCAACGGGAACACCTTCATCAACACCCACGACGCGGCTATTCGCGTGGAAGACGCCGGTGGTTCAGGGGGCCACAGCATCACCGGAAATGTGATTCGCACCAGCGTTTACCAGGGCAATGGAGGGATCGATCTGGGCGACGCCGGGCAGTGCGTCGTTGTCGGGAACATACTGGACCACGTGGAAGGGCATGGCATAGCGGGTAGTGGACACGGGCACGAGATAGCAGCCAATGCCCGGCGCTGA
- a CDS encoding CAP domain-containing protein, giving the protein MTLSMTIRHARINSLVPCIVAICLPLCAHARVTMAQVERDIAWLINTERAQAGLSQLATDADLAAVARAHSAEMRDKGFMGHESPVAAHKTPSDRYRLKFGVNPATLRENVSRTEFAAINQTVAQTVHMGFMNSPPHHDNIMAADISLMGIGCVSDDDGTVWTTELFSVPPPPVPTEPAPATQAPATSAPAQPATAAATVAVTAGGVTLPVQVRIWYVSAGPNAPAQVKADVSAGDAIRWGATTDGEQVFTVSAAIPGREGLTVMPAASLHEMPTASLAGADGELILTVSASEAVHCRIILITGSLTAVRQYGSGMRTATALTPGTLTAASLGDGGGTEVFTISNTGALCELRVSWLYPSPRAAQVSVYDELDERVWSGALVGAECLRMNLADAPAGHYTVVITAPDMHAGQGDLTIGVFPTDE; this is encoded by the coding sequence ATGACCCTTTCAATGACCATACGGCACGCCCGCATCAACTCCCTCGTCCCTTGCATCGTCGCAATCTGTCTGCCCCTCTGCGCACACGCGCGGGTCACGATGGCGCAGGTGGAGAGAGATATCGCCTGGCTCATCAACACCGAGCGCGCCCAGGCCGGCCTCTCCCAACTTGCGACGGACGCAGACCTTGCCGCGGTGGCCCGGGCACACAGCGCTGAAATGCGCGACAAGGGCTTCATGGGCCACGAATCCCCTGTTGCAGCCCACAAGACACCCAGCGACAGGTACCGCCTCAAGTTCGGTGTCAACCCCGCCACGCTTCGCGAGAACGTGTCCCGCACCGAGTTCGCGGCGATCAATCAGACAGTGGCGCAGACCGTACATATGGGTTTCATGAACAGTCCACCCCATCATGACAACATCATGGCTGCGGATATCTCGCTCATGGGCATCGGCTGCGTCTCCGATGACGACGGCACGGTCTGGACAACGGAGCTCTTCTCGGTGCCGCCACCGCCCGTTCCGACCGAACCCGCTCCGGCAACTCAAGCTCCGGCGACCAGTGCTCCTGCACAGCCCGCCACGGCTGCGGCGACCGTCGCTGTGACTGCCGGCGGCGTAACGTTGCCCGTTCAGGTGCGGATCTGGTACGTGTCCGCGGGGCCCAACGCGCCCGCACAAGTGAAGGCCGACGTCAGCGCTGGGGATGCCATCCGCTGGGGTGCAACAACTGACGGCGAGCAGGTGTTCACGGTGTCGGCGGCTATTCCCGGGCGTGAGGGCCTGACAGTCATGCCTGCCGCCAGTCTCCACGAGATGCCCACAGCATCATTGGCGGGCGCCGATGGCGAGTTGATTCTGACCGTCAGTGCGTCCGAGGCCGTTCACTGTCGCATTATCCTGATCACCGGCTCGCTGACCGCGGTTCGGCAGTACGGCTCGGGGATGCGAACTGCGACCGCTCTCACGCCGGGGACACTGACAGCGGCAAGTCTCGGCGACGGCGGCGGAACCGAGGTCTTCACAATATCTAACACCGGCGCGCTGTGTGAACTGCGCGTCTCCTGGCTCTACCCGTCCCCAAGGGCCGCCCAAGTGTCCGTGTATGATGAACTCGATGAAAGGGTCTGGAGCGGCGCACTGGTGGGCGCGGAATGCCTGCGAATGAACCTCGCCGACGCTCCTGCTGGACACTACACTGTTGTGATCACCGCTCCCGACATGCACGCAGGCCAGGGCGATCTCACGATAGGCGTCTTCCCCACGGATGAGTAG
- the crcB gene encoding fluoride efflux transporter CrcB yields MQLLLVFLGGGVGAACRYILSLAAARIYGDSFPWGTLGVNFAGCFLIGLVFALGVERAAISPEFRLLLVTGFLGGLTTFSSYGIETIGLVRDAQWASGLANIAANNVGGLLLVLAGLWIGRQL; encoded by the coding sequence ATGCAATTACTGCTCGTGTTCTTGGGCGGTGGAGTCGGGGCAGCCTGCCGGTACATCCTGAGTCTCGCGGCAGCCCGCATATACGGCGACAGCTTTCCCTGGGGTACGCTCGGCGTCAACTTTGCCGGCTGTTTCCTGATCGGTCTCGTCTTCGCCCTCGGGGTCGAACGTGCCGCTATCAGCCCGGAGTTCCGTCTCCTTCTCGTTACCGGGTTCCTCGGCGGTCTCACCACTTTTTCCAGCTACGGCATAGAGACCATCGGCCTCGTGCGCGATGCTCAGTGGGCGTCGGGGCTCGCTAACATCGCCGCCAACAATGTGGGTGGACTGCTGCTTGTGCTTGCTGGACTCTGGATCGGACGGCAACTGTGA
- a CDS encoding site-specific DNA-methyltransferase — MADQAKRKLKRSRLKRAENEAAASLVQLLRPTPDAPAIRRYVPRTDLDHGELLARLGALDWRDLAPDASPVGVGDIADRIICGDSVLCLRRLPEACIACVVTSPPYWNVVDYGVEGQIGPGTYEAYIEDLLEVWRECERVLVPNGKLCINAPIIPVPKAVMPHQHTRHLKNLSNDIEVSILQNLTLQRYSLYIWQKQTTEKMFGSYPYPPNLLEQNTVEFINVFVKPGTPRKMSPEVKAASRLTESEWMNLTRQVWHLYPADVKREGHPAPFPEDLPNRLIAMYTFARCEDAGVQFPGDLVLDPFCGTGATCAAARKLGRRFVGIDLAPDFAVAAAERCSRASFDGKIALSRGK, encoded by the coding sequence ATGGCCGATCAGGCGAAACGCAAGCTCAAACGTTCTCGGCTAAAGCGCGCCGAAAACGAGGCGGCTGCCAGTCTGGTTCAGTTGCTGCGCCCCACGCCAGATGCGCCGGCGATTCGACGATATGTGCCCCGGACGGACCTCGATCACGGCGAACTGCTGGCCCGACTCGGCGCTCTGGACTGGCGAGACCTGGCGCCGGACGCATCCCCCGTCGGCGTCGGGGACATTGCCGACAGGATCATCTGCGGCGACAGCGTGCTGTGTCTGCGTCGCCTTCCCGAGGCCTGCATCGCCTGTGTGGTGACCAGCCCGCCATACTGGAACGTGGTGGATTACGGCGTGGAGGGGCAGATCGGCCCGGGCACCTACGAGGCATACATCGAGGATCTACTGGAAGTCTGGCGCGAGTGCGAAAGGGTGTTGGTCCCCAACGGCAAACTGTGCATCAATGCACCGATCATACCCGTCCCCAAGGCGGTCATGCCCCACCAGCACACCCGGCACCTCAAGAACCTGAGTAATGACATCGAGGTCAGCATTTTGCAGAACCTCACCCTGCAGCGCTATAGCCTTTATATCTGGCAGAAACAAACCACTGAGAAGATGTTCGGCAGCTACCCGTACCCTCCGAACCTGCTTGAGCAGAACACCGTGGAGTTCATCAACGTGTTTGTCAAACCGGGTACCCCGCGCAAGATGTCTCCCGAGGTCAAGGCTGCCAGCAGACTGACGGAGAGCGAATGGATGAACCTCACGCGTCAGGTCTGGCACCTTTATCCGGCTGACGTGAAGCGCGAGGGGCACCCAGCGCCCTTCCCGGAGGACTTGCCCAACCGCCTCATTGCCATGTACACTTTCGCCCGTTGCGAGGACGCGGGAGTGCAATTTCCGGGCGACCTGGTTCTTGATCCCTTCTGCGGCACCGGCGCTACATGCGCGGCAGCCCGGAAGCTGGGCCGGCGGTTCGTCGGCATCGACCTGGCGCCGGATTTCGCGGTAGCCGCCGCCGAGCGCTGCTCCCGTGCCTCCTTCGACGGAAAGATCGCCCTGTCGCGAGGCAAATGA
- a CDS encoding quinate 5-dehydrogenase: MKRVVSVSVGSSKRNKTVEHEILGEQFVIERIGTDGDFERAGDMIAELDGKADAIGLGGCDLYLVAGGRRYVVRDVAKLAVRATKTPVVDGSGLKHTLERAAVRILAERELLHVDQSSRGVKNLRVLITSAVDRFGMAEAFAGIGVQTIFGDMIFALGIPIPLRRLWQVRLAANALLPILVQQPFERLYPTGEKQHQSTPRFRNYYDWADIIAGDMHFINRYMPPAQLALKDLAGKTVLTNTTTEEDVENLRRRGLSRLITTTPRMDGRSFGTNVMEGVVVSLLGKPPDDITEADYLEILDRIGWEPDVMNLQEG, translated from the coding sequence ATGAAACGGGTAGTGAGCGTCAGTGTGGGTTCGAGCAAGCGCAACAAGACCGTGGAGCACGAGATACTGGGCGAGCAGTTCGTGATCGAGCGGATCGGTACCGACGGCGATTTCGAACGCGCGGGGGATATGATTGCAGAGCTCGACGGGAAGGCTGATGCCATCGGTCTTGGCGGTTGCGATCTATACCTTGTAGCAGGAGGCCGCAGATACGTTGTGCGTGATGTCGCGAAGCTCGCGGTTCGAGCGACGAAGACGCCTGTGGTGGATGGCAGCGGCCTGAAGCACACTCTGGAGCGCGCGGCGGTGCGCATCCTGGCCGAGCGAGAGCTGCTGCATGTCGATCAGTCGTCGCGCGGGGTGAAGAACTTGCGTGTGCTCATTACCAGCGCGGTGGACCGATTCGGCATGGCTGAGGCCTTCGCCGGGATCGGTGTGCAAACCATCTTCGGCGACATGATCTTCGCGCTCGGGATCCCGATCCCCCTGCGCCGGTTGTGGCAGGTCCGGCTGGCGGCCAATGCTCTGCTGCCCATCCTTGTGCAGCAGCCCTTCGAGCGCCTTTACCCCACGGGCGAGAAACAGCACCAATCCACGCCGCGTTTCCGCAACTACTACGACTGGGCGGACATCATCGCCGGTGATATGCACTTCATCAACCGCTACATGCCTCCGGCCCAACTTGCTCTGAAGGATCTGGCGGGCAAGACGGTTCTCACGAACACCACCACGGAGGAGGATGTGGAGAACCTGCGGCGACGTGGCTTGAGCCGCCTGATCACCACCACCCCGCGCATGGACGGTCGCTCATTCGGCACGAACGTGATGGAAGGCGTGGTGGTGTCATTGCTGGGCAAGCCACCCGACGACATCACGGAGGCAGACTACCTGGAGATACTGGACCGGATCGGCTGGGAGCCTGACGTGATGAACTTGCAGGAGGGGTAG
- a CDS encoding thioredoxin family protein, protein MEVCCDPLRLLRAPGYRDRYEKYEPPEDLVQLFRSIEQPVTLLLVYGTWCNDSARIVPEVVKLMEMADNDSVWLLAVHVAYSETNHGPFQAGSVEVSRYPTIALLRGHFRSATSIPEGVEIARFVERSLEAGPISTGLVGAAGTV, encoded by the coding sequence ATGGAGGTCTGCTGCGATCCGCTCCGGCTGCTGCGCGCCCCCGGTTACCGCGACCGTTATGAGAAATACGAGCCTCCGGAAGACCTGGTGCAGCTCTTCCGGTCAATCGAACAACCAGTGACGTTGCTCCTCGTGTACGGAACCTGGTGCAATGATTCTGCACGCATTGTTCCAGAGGTCGTGAAACTGATGGAGATGGCGGACAACGACAGCGTCTGGTTGCTGGCTGTCCATGTGGCGTACTCCGAAACCAATCACGGGCCCTTCCAGGCGGGGAGCGTGGAGGTCTCGCGCTATCCCACCATCGCACTGCTTCGAGGTCATTTCCGGTCCGCTACATCGATTCCCGAGGGCGTTGAGATCGCGCGCTTCGTGGAGCGGTCGCTCGAGGCCGGCCCAATCAGCACAGGGCTCGTGGGTGCTGCCGGGACTGTCTGA
- the gcvH gene encoding glycine cleavage system protein GcvH — MSELRFDESHTWVRDEGKEVLVGITQYAQDQLGSIIFVELPEAGAEVEKEEVFGSIESAKAVEDLIAPISGTITRVNEELADMPELVNDDCYGEGWLIAVKPAEGEDLDKLMTYEEYKKHVAEESADEDDEEDEEDDLFFEEDDE, encoded by the coding sequence ATGTCGGAACTGCGTTTTGACGAGAGCCACACCTGGGTACGCGACGAAGGTAAGGAAGTACTCGTGGGGATCACGCAGTATGCGCAGGACCAGCTTGGAAGCATCATCTTCGTCGAGCTTCCCGAGGCTGGGGCCGAAGTGGAGAAAGAGGAAGTGTTCGGCAGCATCGAGTCCGCGAAAGCCGTCGAGGACCTCATCGCGCCGATCTCGGGCACGATCACGCGCGTCAATGAGGAACTCGCGGACATGCCCGAGCTTGTCAATGACGACTGCTACGGCGAGGGCTGGCTGATCGCGGTCAAGCCTGCCGAGGGCGAGGACCTGGACAAGCTCATGACCTACGAAGAATACAAGAAGCACGTGGCGGAAGAGAGTGCGGACGAGGACGATGAAGAGGACGAAGAGGACGACCTGTTCTTCGAAGAGGACGACGAGTAG
- a CDS encoding DUF190 domain-containing protein, producing MDYRIINVYTSEDARSHGRPVWEAVVEQVRKARCAARCIVLKGVAGLYESGEQASSRLEVLSYNMPVKVEIILPAGECEALVERLSATVTDGIVVSGPCEVVFHRVSNGLTPRRLKVRDVMTANPTAVLEATPVSDIIRLLITADFNAVPVVDEAGRPKGIVTQGDLIERAGMPVRLGLLAELEQAQLDGYLANVTHLSAADVMTSPVVTVQADTPLPQAVAIMLRRNLKRFPVVDARDRLVGMLARLDIFGTMASQSVGRRTMGTCSADAGAPTLVRDIMSRERNTIEPNATGAEVLDRLRSSGVQRLAVVDEQGKFLGLITDYDLFAALTERRGGFWEYLKRRGDMDAAARRKTAAEIMKTNLVTVCENTPIEEAVNLMTEHGLKRLPVLSENGSFEGMITRQAALAAGSVCDEPLASP from the coding sequence ATGGACTACCGAATAATCAACGTTTACACCAGCGAAGATGCCAGGAGCCACGGGCGGCCGGTCTGGGAGGCCGTTGTCGAGCAGGTCAGGAAAGCCCGGTGCGCGGCTCGCTGCATTGTGCTCAAAGGGGTGGCCGGGCTGTACGAGAGCGGTGAGCAGGCCAGCAGCCGCCTGGAAGTCTTGTCATATAACATGCCGGTGAAGGTTGAGATCATCTTGCCTGCCGGTGAGTGTGAGGCGCTTGTGGAAAGGCTTTCGGCCACAGTGACCGACGGCATCGTGGTTTCGGGACCGTGCGAGGTCGTGTTCCACCGGGTGAGCAACGGGCTGACCCCGAGACGTTTGAAGGTCCGGGATGTGATGACTGCGAACCCCACGGCAGTTCTGGAAGCAACTCCCGTCAGTGACATTATCCGGCTACTCATCACCGCTGACTTCAACGCGGTTCCGGTGGTGGACGAAGCGGGGCGCCCGAAGGGCATCGTCACCCAGGGAGACCTGATCGAACGCGCGGGTATGCCTGTGCGTCTAGGGCTGCTTGCCGAACTGGAACAGGCTCAGCTGGACGGGTATCTGGCGAATGTCACGCATCTGTCCGCTGCTGACGTGATGACCAGCCCCGTCGTGACCGTGCAGGCTGACACCCCTTTGCCGCAGGCCGTTGCGATTATGCTCAGACGTAACCTCAAACGCTTTCCCGTGGTCGACGCGCGGGATCGACTCGTAGGGATGCTGGCGCGACTTGATATCTTTGGCACCATGGCCAGCCAGTCCGTGGGCCGCCGGACAATGGGAACCTGCAGCGCGGATGCCGGAGCACCCACTCTCGTTCGCGATATCATGAGTCGTGAGAGGAACACTATTGAGCCGAATGCGACCGGCGCTGAAGTGCTGGATAGGCTCAGGTCAAGCGGCGTCCAACGACTGGCTGTGGTCGACGAGCAAGGGAAGTTTCTGGGGCTGATCACCGACTACGACCTGTTTGCGGCGCTTACGGAGCGCCGCGGGGGTTTCTGGGAATACCTGAAAAGGCGGGGGGACATGGACGCCGCTGCCCGGCGGAAGACTGCTGCGGAGATAATGAAGACAAACCTGGTGACAGTGTGCGAGAATACGCCCATTGAGGAAGCGGTGAATCTCATGACCGAACACGGTCTTAAGCGGTTGCCTGTCTTGAGCGAGAATGGCAGTTTCGAGGGTATGATTACACGCCAGGCGGCTTTGGCTGCGGGTTCGGTCTGTGACGAGCCCCTTGCATCACCTTGA
- a CDS encoding GTP cyclohydrolase I FolE2, whose protein sequence is MPDVASLGDSRGITIQRVGIRDLHLPVMVLEKSGRLARLLGIYDASVELPKTERGTHMSRLVEVLARWSRKRVSQLEMEQMVRELAQTAGARAASLTLAFKYFLEKTAPASGIKTHLDYDCRFEAALDGDAYRFTLVTTAPIITLCPCSREISERGAHSQRALLTVHVRTAPGVFLWLEDLIPLLEKQGSCDIHPVLKRSDEKVVTEASYDNPKFVEDVVRDTIIAVRQVPGVEWLRAECESMESIHNHLAYAMAESEAR, encoded by the coding sequence ATGCCAGACGTTGCTTCGCTGGGGGACAGCCGGGGAATAACTATCCAGCGTGTAGGCATACGCGACCTGCACCTTCCGGTAATGGTGCTGGAGAAATCCGGGCGTCTCGCGCGGCTGCTGGGCATCTATGACGCCAGCGTTGAGCTTCCCAAGACGGAGCGCGGGACCCACATGAGCCGCCTGGTGGAAGTCCTGGCCCGCTGGAGCCGCAAGCGGGTCTCCCAGCTCGAGATGGAGCAGATGGTGCGCGAGCTTGCCCAGACCGCCGGTGCGCGAGCCGCCAGCCTCACCCTGGCATTCAAGTACTTCCTCGAAAAAACCGCCCCAGCCAGCGGTATCAAGACACACCTGGACTACGACTGCCGATTCGAAGCCGCTCTGGACGGAGACGCGTACCGCTTCACGCTGGTCACCACGGCACCAATCATCACCCTCTGCCCCTGCTCGCGGGAGATATCCGAACGTGGGGCACACAGCCAGCGCGCACTTCTGACGGTGCATGTCCGCACTGCGCCAGGGGTCTTCCTGTGGCTGGAGGACCTCATCCCGCTCTTGGAGAAGCAGGGCAGTTGCGACATCCATCCCGTACTCAAGCGCAGTGATGAGAAGGTCGTGACTGAAGCGAGCTACGACAACCCGAAGTTTGTGGAGGATGTTGTACGCGACACGATCATTGCAGTACGCCAGGTTCCCGGGGTCGAGTGGCTGCGGGCGGAATGCGAATCCATGGAATCGATCCACAACCACCTGGCCTATGCCATGGCGGAGAGTGAGGCCCGCTAA
- a CDS encoding DUF4038 domain-containing protein — translation MQIAHWMVYEIELTTNREYANPVAECTLVGVFTSPTGAEKRIEGFWDGRGLWRLRFCPDELGDWTWRTECSDIGNAGLHGQSGRFQCVPYDRDNPLFQHGPIALSEDRRRFLHADGTPFFWLADTAWNGALRSRPEDWERYLSTRRAQRFTAIQFVSTQWRGCSKDPFGQVAFEEEEDPVRINPSLFRRLDARIEAIVQHGLVPAPVLLWALLETDPGRKLSVDNCVRVAKYIVARWGAHPVIWLLGGDGHYYGEHAERWRAIGRAVFGERHDRLVTLHPCGLSWVAEEYRDEEWFDFIGYQSGHGDGEKDIRWLTEGPPATGWQSEPARPVINLEPNYEGHPAYQSKRPHGSHAVRRAAYWSLLNAYPAGVTYGTNAIWVWPEEVEDAEGHAGLTNIPPWHEGLVLPGIRNMTTLRDLFDHIPWTQLTPDPSLVRDNPGAADPERHIAAARTPDGDCAVAYVPVGGQVSLDLSTLKLPAEARWFDPQTGWWQGETRVEAAQVELTTPDDRDWVLVIGGPPVMR, via the coding sequence ATGCAGATCGCACACTGGATGGTCTACGAGATCGAACTCACAACCAACCGGGAATATGCAAACCCGGTAGCCGAGTGCACGCTGGTCGGGGTTTTCACATCGCCCACCGGCGCCGAAAAGCGGATTGAGGGTTTCTGGGACGGCCGCGGCCTTTGGAGGCTCCGCTTCTGCCCTGATGAGTTGGGCGACTGGACCTGGCGCACCGAATGCTCGGACATCGGCAATGCCGGCCTGCACGGCCAGTCCGGCCGGTTCCAGTGCGTGCCCTACGACCGCGACAACCCTCTTTTCCAGCACGGGCCGATCGCGCTGTCGGAAGACCGCCGGCGATTCCTTCACGCTGACGGGACGCCGTTTTTCTGGCTCGCGGACACTGCCTGGAACGGCGCGCTGCGGTCACGGCCGGAGGACTGGGAGCGCTACCTGAGCACCCGCCGTGCCCAGCGCTTCACAGCGATCCAGTTCGTGAGCACCCAGTGGCGCGGCTGCTCGAAGGACCCTTTCGGCCAGGTCGCGTTTGAAGAAGAAGAAGACCCCGTCCGGATCAACCCCTCGCTGTTCCGCCGGCTTGACGCACGGATCGAAGCCATCGTCCAGCACGGCCTCGTGCCGGCTCCCGTGTTGCTCTGGGCGCTCCTGGAGACCGACCCAGGCCGGAAACTGAGTGTCGACAATTGTGTCCGCGTCGCAAAGTACATCGTCGCGCGCTGGGGCGCGCACCCGGTGATCTGGCTTCTCGGCGGCGATGGGCACTACTACGGCGAGCACGCGGAACGCTGGCGTGCCATCGGCCGAGCTGTGTTCGGTGAGCGCCACGACCGTCTGGTCACGCTCCACCCGTGCGGGCTGAGCTGGGTGGCCGAGGAGTATCGTGACGAGGAATGGTTCGATTTCATCGGCTATCAGAGCGGCCACGGAGATGGTGAAAAGGACATTCGCTGGCTCACTGAGGGGCCGCCGGCGACAGGCTGGCAGAGCGAGCCGGCGCGGCCTGTGATCAATCTCGAGCCAAACTACGAGGGCCATCCGGCATACCAGAGCAAGCGGCCCCATGGTAGCCACGCCGTCCGGCGCGCAGCCTACTGGAGCTTGCTGAACGCCTACCCGGCGGGGGTTACCTACGGGACCAATGCTATCTGGGTCTGGCCGGAAGAGGTCGAGGATGCCGAGGGCCATGCGGGACTCACAAACATCCCGCCCTGGCATGAGGGACTGGTCCTGCCGGGCATCCGGAACATGACCACACTGCGCGACTTGTTCGATCACATCCCGTGGACTCAGCTTACCCCTGACCCGTCGCTGGTGCGTGACAATCCCGGTGCAGCCGATCCCGAACGCCACATTGCTGCGGCGCGCACGCCCGATGGCGACTGCGCCGTGGCGTATGTGCCGGTCGGTGGTCAGGTGTCGCTGGACCTGTCCACGCTGAAACTGCCCGCCGAAGCGCGGTGGTTCGACCCACAGACCGGCTGGTGGCAGGGCGAGACCCGTGTCGAAGCGGCGCAGGTCGAGCTCACCACCCCGGATGACCGGGACTGGGTGCTGGTGATTGGCGGCCCACCCGTTATGCGCTGA